The genomic region CACCGCGGGCGAGCTGAGCCGGATGCTCGGCGCGGCCGGGTTCTCGTCGGTCGAGCTGTACGGCGACACCGACGGCAGCGCGTTCCGGGTCGGCAGCGGCAGGCTGCTGGCGGTGGCGCGCCGCTGATGGTCGCGGGGCGGTCCTCAGTCCTCGTAGGAGGGGTCGGGGACCGCCCTGCTCCAGGAGTCCTCGAACTCGCGTTCCCCGATCTCCATCGGCGCGTACTGCGGGTCGTGCAGGTCGATCGGCGGGTTGAACGGCCAGCCCTCCATGGTGGAGCTGAGCAGCGTGCCGTCCGGCTTGAGCTCGACCTGCCGCAGCTGCCGGCCGTCCTGGCCGATCTCCAGCAGGTACGTGCTGCCGTCGTGGAACCTGCGCAGGTAGACCCGCTCACGGCCGGCCAGCACGCCGAACCCCGGCAGACCGCGCTGCTGCTCGCGCTCGGCCCGCATCCGGCGGAGCGCCGGGTCGCGGTCGACCTCGCTCAGGTCGAGCTCGTCGAGCCCCCACTCCTGCGCCTGCGCGAGCGCGTCCGGGTTGGTGATCACCTCGACCTCGGCGAGGGTCAGCACGATCTGCTCGGCCGAGTCGGCCCAGATCCACCAGGACAGCCCGCCCATGCCGTAGTCGTGCAGGACGAGGAAGCGGCTCGGCAAAGCTCAGCCCAGGTTGTCGGTGTCGAACGTGTTGCAGCGCGCCGGGTCGCCCGTCTGCAGGCCGGTCGTGAACCACTTCTTGCGCTGCTCGGAGCTGCCGTGGCTGAACTTGGTCGTGTCGACCTGGCCGCCGCCGATCTCGCTCTGGATGAAGTCGTCACCGATCCGGCCGGCGGCATCCAGCGCGGCGTCGATGTCCTCCTGCGTGATGTTCGTGATGAGCGGCTGGCCGTTGGCCGTGGGCAGCTTGGTGGCGGCGTTGCCCCACGCGCCCGCGTAGCAGTCGGCCTGCAGCTCCAGGCGCACCGAGTCCGACGTCGGGCCGGTGCGGGTGCTCACCCGGTCCGAGGTGCCGAGCAGGTTCTGCACGTGGTGGCCGTACTCGTGGGCCAGGATGTAGGCCTCGACGAACGGGCCGCCCTTGGCGCCGAAGGTCGTGCGCATCTCGTTGAAGAAGTCCAGGTCGATGTACACCTGGGAGTCCGCGGGGCAGTAGAACGGGCCGACCGCGGAGGTCGCGTTGCCGCAGCGGGTGTTCACGCTGTTGCGGAAGAAGTTGGTCTTGGTGACCTGGTAGGTGCGGCCGGAGCGCGCGAACTGGTCGGTCCAGAAGGCCTGGATCGAGTTGATCGTGGCCAGGACCCGGCAGTCGCTGTCGCGGTTCGCGTCGGCGCCCGTCTTGCACTTCTCGGCCAGCTGGCCCGACTCGACCTGCGTGCCGGGGTTCACGCTGCCGCCCTCCAGGCCGCTCGTGGGCAGCTGGATGCCGGTGAACTGCTGGATGAGGAAGAAGACGATCAGCCCGACCACGCCGAGGCCACCGCCGACGCCGGCGACGCGCCCGCCCACCCCTCGCTGGTCGGAAACCTGCGAAGCGTCGAGTTCCGCACCTTCGTTGAACTGCACCGCGCGCCTCCTGACAAGGACCCCGTGACGCGGCAAACGATAGAGCACTGAACGTGCTCGGGGGTTTTACGCGCCCAGGTGCTGAACGCGCGCCTCGGTGCGGCGCCCGACGTCGGGGCACCGCACCGAGGACTTCCCATTTGGTTGCGGCGACTACGGCCTACGGCGGTTGGCGTGGCGCCCGACCGGTGACGCCATGAGACGAAACCGAAGTCGAGCTCAACAGCGTCGAGATGCGCCGAGCGACACCTGACGGTGCCTGGGCACCCGAAACCCCGTCTGACGTTGCTACGCAGTCGCGACCGGACCGGTTACGGCCGATCCACTCGCGGGGATGCAACAGACCGCGTTTCGCCACAGCGAGGAGATACCTGCACAGCACCACCTACCCCTTCTGGGCGTGGCCCCCGGTCCAGGTTTCTTCACCTTCCGGTTGCCAGCTCGTTATCGAGCATGCGCTTGATCGCCGCATTTCTCAACACCTCACGCGAAACCTGAATTGGTGAAGTCGGACGGGTGACCTGCGGAGATCGACAGTGCGGAACGCAATCGCCCGGCGAGTGCAGCACTCGCCGGGCGATTTGAGCAGGAATGTTCTGTTGCCGATCAGACAATTGATCAGGACTCGACGCGACGGGCGCCGCGGCGGGCCATCGCGCCCGCTGCCACCAGGGTCGCGCCGAAGAGCAGGAACTCCATCGGGCCGGCGCCGGTGCGCGGCACGTCGAGCCGGTCGCCGGTGACCGACGCAGCCACGACATCGGCCCTCACCCCAGGTCAAATGGAGCAACCGGACACGGGAAAGGCCCTCCCTGCGACTTTTCGACGCTGGGAGGGCCTTTTCAGCGTTTTACGGCAGCTGCGTGATCCGGTCGAGCGCCGGGGCGCTCTGGCCGGGGTGGGCCACCAGGTACGCGGAGAACGCGTCCAGGTCGATGCCACCGCCGGTGATCTCGGTGCCCTTGGTGAACTCGCTGAAGCCGTCACCACCGCCCTGCAGGAAGCTGTTGATCGTCACGCGGTAGCTCGCGTTCGGGTCGAGCGGAGCGCCGTTCAGGACGACGTTCGAGACCTTCGAACCGAACGGCGCGCTCGCCGACCAGCTGTACTTCAGGCCGGCGGAGGGCTGCAGCACGAAGGTCCTGGCCGCCGTGAACTGCTGCTCCAGCGCGTTCTTCAGCTGCGTGCCGGTCAGCGTGACCGTCTGCAGGATGTTGCCGAACGGCTGGACGGTGAACGCCTCGCCGTAGGTGACCACGCCGTCGCCCTCGTTGACCGCAGACGACTTGTAGGTCAGGTCGGCGCGCACGCCACCGGGGTTCATGAGCGCGAGCACAGCCCCGTTGCCCTTGGTGGCCTCGAGCTGGCCGTCGGCGATCAGGTTGCCCAGCGCCGACTCACCGGCCGCGTTCTGCGCGCGCAGGATGTCCGAACCGATCGTGCCGATCTGCTTGTTCGCGATCGGACCCGACTTCTGCTTGGCCAGGTCGATGATCGCCTGCACCTCGGGGTCCGCGGGAACCGTGCGGGTGACGATCTTGTTGTCGGCCTTGGTGGCACCGCGCACGACGTCGCGGGTACGGCGGTCGATCTTCAGGTCGACGACGCTGAGCTCACGACCGAACGCGAGCCCCTCGATGAACGGCCGCGGGTTGCCGGCCGGGTCCTTGACCACGCAGTTGTAGTGCTGGTGGCTGTGACCGGAGAAGACCGCGTCGATCTTCGGGCTGACGTTCGTGGCGATGTAGCTGCCGGGGTTGTTGGCCGCCACGTTGCAGGCGTTCGGCCCACCGGTCGGCGCGGTGACCTGGTCGCCCTGGTGCACCAGCAGCACGATCGACTTCACGCCGATCGCGTCGAGGAGGTTGGCGTACTTGTCGGCCGCCTTCACCTCGTCACCGAACTGCAGGTCCTTGATGCCGTTGGGGTCCACCAGGATCGGCACGTCCTTGAGCGGCATGCCGATGAAGCCGATCGGCATCCCGTCCCGGAACTCCACCCAGAACGGCGGCAACGCGGGCAGCCCGGTCTTCTTGTGGGTGACGTTCGCCCCGAGGATGGGGAAGTCGGCACCCTTGTACTCGTCGCGGAACTGGCACCCGTCCACCGGGTGGCACCCGCCGTGCTGCATGCGCAGCAGCTCCCGGTACCCCTCGTCGAACTCGTGGTTGCCCGCCGCGGTCGTGTCCATGCCGACCTTGTTGAGCACCTCGACGGTGGGCTCGTCGTGGAACAGCGCCGACACGATCGGACTCGCGCCGATCAGGTCACCCTGCCCGACGATCACCGAGTTCCGAACCTCCTTCTGGAGGTTCTTGATGTGCGTGGCGTTGAAGGCGGCACCACCGGCGTCGACGGTCGAACCGTCGGGGAGGATGACGCGCCCCGAACTACCGCTGGGCGGCTCGATGTTGCCGTGCAGGTCGTTGATGCCGATCAGGCGCACGTCAACCGTGCCCCGACCGCGCAGTGACTCGACATCGGCCTGGGCAGGCCCGGTGGCCGTGATGACAGTGGCCGCGGCGGCGGTGATCGCCAGAACGGAAAGCCGTCTGAACGAACTCATGGGTTAGAAGCCTCTCCAAGGCGTGGTTAACGCGCGTGTACGGGCCGGGAGTCTGCCTTCCGACCGCTCTCTTTTCCAGAGGGATGACTGGATCGTCATGCGCCGGTTTAGCCTTGTTGGTGTGACACCTAGTGAGCAGGAGCCGCGCTGGCTCGACGAGGGCGAGATGCGGGCGTGGCGCACCTACGTGAACGGCTCTTCCATGCTCATGGACCGCCTGCACCGCGAACTGCAGGACGCCCACGGAGTGTCACTCGCCGACTACGAGATCCTGGTGCGGTTGTCGGAACAACCCAACCACCGCATGCGCATGACCCAACTGGCCGAGGACGTCGCCTCGTCGAAGTCGCGCGTCTCACACCAGGTGGCGCGGATGGAGAAGGCCGGGCTGGTGCTGCGGCGGGAGTGCACGGAGGACGGGCGGGGAGTGCTGGCCGAGCTGACCCCTGCGGGGCTGGCGCAGCTGGTCGCTGCGGCTCCGACGCACCTCGCCGGGGTGCGGGCGCACATCGTCGACTTGCTCTCGCCGGAGGAGGGGGAGGTGCTGGCGAAGGTGTTCGACCGGGTCATGACACACCTGCGGGAGTCGAACGGCTAGGCTGCTGCGTCGACACCTCTTGGTGTCGCTGATGCCTCCGGGTGTCTGGGAAGCGTGGCAGAGCGGCCGAATGCACCCGCCTTGAAAGCGGGAGACGGGAAACCGTCCGGGGGTTCAAATCCCTCCGCTTCCGCAGTAAGCGTCTCTTTAGAAAACCGGTACGTCCCAAGACGTGCCGGTTTTCTTTCAAGATCAAATCCGCAAACGTGCCGGTCAGGACGTCAGACGGCCGCACGATGTCCAACACCGTCAGATGCGCGCTGGGCGTCTCGATCGCTTGTTCGGCGGTGTCGTCCGCCGGAACCGTGTCCGTCTCGTCTGGGACGCCAGGGGCGTCACCTTCGACACCGCCGCCGAGCAACTGGCGGAACGGGTCTGTCCAGTCGGCCATCTCTACGCCGCCATCAGGGGCGATGAGCAGCTTCTCGAAGAAGCCTTGGTTCACCAGCCTGCGTACGGCGGGCGGTGCACCGGCGTACTCCTGGGCGCAGCGACCGGCAACATCAAGTGCATCGTTTAGTCGTCGGTCGATGTCATCCATTGTGGCTCGTGCGTTCTTGAGCTCACGTTGCGCCGCAGCCAGTTCAACGGTCAACCGTTCCATCTCAGTTTTAAGCATGTCCTGCGGCATGGCACCGGCGTAATGCGCTTGCAGCAACTTCGTGCGCTGGTCGTCGGTGTCGGCTACGCGCTTGGATGCCTGTCGGATGGTCAGGTCGGCGTCGTTGCGCTGTGCCTTCAGTTCGAGGTGGACAGTCTCGCGGATGGTGTCAACGTTGTCTGCGTCGATTTGGAATATTCGGCAATAGTCCTCGACTCCAGTTTCAACCGCTGAGACCAATCGGGCAGACGGAGGAAGCGCGAGAGCTGCTGATCACCCTGCACACCGAGCGAAGGAGCTGGAGGAAGTCGATCTGCTTGTTAGGTCACGACTTGCGCTTCTGTATATCGACTGATCGAGGGGCATTATGATTATCGATTTGTCAAGCGGGCGTTTCGGTTGAGCTTTGATGCTTTGTTCAGCTGTCAGATGACAGCTCTCTAGGCTGAATTTGTCGGCCTCGCCTACGTGGCAACAGCTATGCTGAGCGAGCCGGAGGCAGTGGTTGTGCGACGAAGAAAAATGCAAAGAATTTGGCGGAATTGGCTGGTATGCCAAAGAGGTTCGAGTTGCTTGAAATGGCATTGAACGCGCACGACTTTCGGTCGCTGCTTATGACATAACAAGAGGAATTTCGAGAATGGTTCACATCGTTGTCGCGGCTGCAAGCAACTCCCGCGACGCCTCCACATCAAGCGCTATCTCATCCAGCCGCCCAACCGTCTCCCCGTAAGGGCTTACCTTCCGCCTCTCCTCCCTCCACCCCACCCCATGCAACCGCTGCACTGCCACCACATCCCCAAACCGCTCCTCATGGAACGTCATATAGCTAAACGCCGTCCCCATGCCCGCATACGCCCCCACCGCATCCGGCACCACCCGGATGCGGATGCCTGGGTACTCCGACAGCGCCACCAGGTACAGCAGCTGGTCGGCCATGACCCGCTTGCCACCCACAACCCGCCGCAGCGCCGCCTCGGCCAGGTAGACATCAATCACGACGGCCGCGCCGGCGGTGGCGAGCGCCAACGTGCTTTGCTGCAACCCCACGTCGTACGGCTGGAAGTAGTCGCACATCACTGGTGCCTGTGCCAGCCGCACGGCGCTGCCGTAGGCCGGGGTGCGCAGCAGCTCGGGCACAACCTCACCCGCCACAATCTGGATGGTGGCCGCTTCGGCTTCTAGTTCGGCCAGTGTCCACGTCAGGCACGGCAAATCGGCCTTTGGCGATTGCTCCCAGGCCTTGAGGTCGGCTGCCCGCTGGGCGGTGTGGCAGGCACGTACCTGTTCGTCGGCGTCTACGCCGTAGTGCAGCGCCAGAGTCAGGACGTCGACCTCGAAGATGCGGCTGCCCGCGTTGTGCATCATGGACAGCTTCGCCGCGCTCCAGCCCATGGCCTTGGCAACTTCGTTGCCGCTCTGGCCAGAGTCATCACGCCACCTGCGCAGTGTCCGGCCGAGGGCGCGCAGGTGCAGGTTGGCCTTGTTGTTCGGCAGTGACATCTCGTAATTTGTCAGTCTCGTATCTGCGAAATGAAGCCCGTTGGCAGATCGTCGCGGTAGGCAGGCCGCACCATGCCGCGCTCGTCGAGGGCTTTGTCTGGCCAGTTGAGCCGTAGCGGGTCCCCGGCTTCGGCCGCCTGCGTCAGGAGCTCGGCAACGGGGATGTCGTGGCCGAGGCCAAGGTGGTGGCGGCCGGTTGGTAAGTCGATTTCGTCGTCGGTTGCGGGTCCGTCGTCCTCCGGCCACCAGCGCCGGGCCAGAACACCGAGGCCAAGCGCCAACAGTCCGAGGACGGCCATAACCACGGCCTGGGTCGCGGACATCTATAGCGGCGTGCGTGCCATCGCGGCCTCACCGCGCCTGGACTGCGTCGTACTGCTCGGTGAGTTCCGTCAGCGGCACCAACGTGCAGCCCCGGAGTTCACGAATCAGGGCCGAAGCCACCACCCACCGGATGCTCGGGTCGTCGTAGGCCAGGTTCACGTCCTGGGCGGCGACTGGCCCGAACACGCCCCTCCGGTAAAGCGCCCCGCGGACACCCGCCACCTCGGAGGCACGGACGCGAACCGCCACTGCTCCCCGCCTGAGCGCCGGGCACAACCGCAGGGAAATGGCAACACACGGCACGCAGACGGGCGGCTCGGTGCAGGCCATGCCCTCCGGCCAGTTCGGCCAGTCCCCTTGGAAGTC from Lentzea guizhouensis harbors:
- a CDS encoding neutral zinc metallopeptidase, which encodes MQFNEGAELDASQVSDQRGVGGRVAGVGGGLGVVGLIVFFLIQQFTGIQLPTSGLEGGSVNPGTQVESGQLAEKCKTGADANRDSDCRVLATINSIQAFWTDQFARSGRTYQVTKTNFFRNSVNTRCGNATSAVGPFYCPADSQVYIDLDFFNEMRTTFGAKGGPFVEAYILAHEYGHHVQNLLGTSDRVSTRTGPTSDSVRLELQADCYAGAWGNAATKLPTANGQPLITNITQEDIDAALDAAGRIGDDFIQSEIGGGQVDTTKFSHGSSEQRKKWFTTGLQTGDPARCNTFDTDNLG
- a CDS encoding bifunctional metallophosphatase/5'-nucleotidase; the protein is MSSFRRLSVLAITAAAATVITATGPAQADVESLRGRGTVDVRLIGINDLHGNIEPPSGSSGRVILPDGSTVDAGGAAFNATHIKNLQKEVRNSVIVGQGDLIGASPIVSALFHDEPTVEVLNKVGMDTTAAGNHEFDEGYRELLRMQHGGCHPVDGCQFRDEYKGADFPILGANVTHKKTGLPALPPFWVEFRDGMPIGFIGMPLKDVPILVDPNGIKDLQFGDEVKAADKYANLLDAIGVKSIVLLVHQGDQVTAPTGGPNACNVAANNPGSYIATNVSPKIDAVFSGHSHQHYNCVVKDPAGNPRPFIEGLAFGRELSVVDLKIDRRTRDVVRGATKADNKIVTRTVPADPEVQAIIDLAKQKSGPIANKQIGTIGSDILRAQNAAGESALGNLIADGQLEATKGNGAVLALMNPGGVRADLTYKSSAVNEGDGVVTYGEAFTVQPFGNILQTVTLTGTQLKNALEQQFTAARTFVLQPSAGLKYSWSASAPFGSKVSNVVLNGAPLDPNASYRVTINSFLQGGGDGFSEFTKGTEITGGGIDLDAFSAYLVAHPGQSAPALDRITQLP
- a CDS encoding MarR family winged helix-turn-helix transcriptional regulator yields the protein MRAWRTYVNGSSMLMDRLHRELQDAHGVSLADYEILVRLSEQPNHRMRMTQLAEDVASSKSRVSHQVARMEKAGLVLRRECTEDGRGVLAELTPAGLAQLVAAAPTHLAGVRAHIVDLLSPEEGEVLAKVFDRVMTHLRESNG
- a CDS encoding helix-turn-helix domain-containing protein, whose protein sequence is MSLPNNKANLHLRALGRTLRRWRDDSGQSGNEVAKAMGWSAAKLSMMHNAGSRIFEVDVLTLALHYGVDADEQVRACHTAQRAADLKAWEQSPKADLPCLTWTLAELEAEAATIQIVAGEVVPELLRTPAYGSAVRLAQAPVMCDYFQPYDVGLQQSTLALATAGAAVVIDVYLAEAALRRVVGGKRVMADQLLYLVALSEYPGIRIRVVPDAVGAYAGMGTAFSYMTFHEERFGDVVAVQRLHGVGWREERRKVSPYGETVGRLDEIALDVEASRELLAAATTM